The following nucleotide sequence is from Pseudomonas sessilinigenes.
CCTGGGCCTCGCGAAGCGGCGCTGCACAGCGCCATCGAGCAGGTCGCCCAGTGGAATGCCCGGCATCCCGCCGGCACTCGGGTGCGCTCGCTACGGGTCGACGGCGACCAGCTGACCCGCAGCACCGCCTTGGTGTTGCTGGGCCACCGGGCGGCGGTCTACCTGCAAGGCCACAACGGCTACTTCGCCCTCGACGAGATCCAGGCGTTGTAGCCATCCATGCAGCCATGGGCCGGCCCGTTGCCTTCGCCCGAATCGACAATCCTGGTGCCAACATGCTTGCCACTCGACCACTACCCGTTGCGATCACCGGTGTCGGTATCGTTTCCGCCATTGGCCAGGGCCGGGAGGCCTTTACCCGCGCACTGCTGGCCGGCGACGCCGCTTTCGGCGTGCTGCAACGCCCCGGGCGCCAGGGGCAAAGCCGTTTTCTCGGCGCCGAACTCGGCCCCCTGCAACTGCCGCCGGAGCGTTCGCCACGGTTGTTCCGGCAGTTGTCGCTGACTGCCGAAGCGGCCCTGGTGGCCTTGCATGAAGCCTGGCAGGACGCCCGCCTGGAGGACGTGGACCCGCAGCGCGTCGGCCTGGTCGTCGGTGGCTGCAACCTGCAGCAACGTGAACTGGCCCAGCTCCATGAGCGCTATACCGGGCGCGAGGCCTTCGTGCGGCCGGGTCATGGCGTCGAGTTCATGGACAGCGACTTGTGCGGGTTGTGTACCCAGCAGTTCGGCATCCAGGGCATGGCCTGCACCGTGGGCGGCGCCTCGGCCAGCGGCCAGGTCGCGGTGATCCAGGCGCTACAGGCGGTGCAGTCGGGACAGGTGGATGTGGCGATCGCGCTGGGCGCCCTGATGGATCTGTCGCATTGGGAGTGCCAGGCGTTGCGTTCTTTGGGGGCCATGGGCTCCGAGCGCTATGCCGATGCGCCGATGCAGGCGGCCCGGCCGTTCGACCGCGACCGTGACGGCTTCATCTATGGCGAGTGCTGCGGTGCGGTGGTGGTGGAACGCTTGGCCAACCCCGCGCGCAGCACCGTCCGGCCCTATGCGCAATTGTCCGGCTGGGGCTGGACCATGGATGCCAACCGCAATCCCGACCCATCGCGCGAGGGCGAGATGCGCGCCATCGCCCAAGCCCTGGAACGCGCGGGCCTGGCCCCGGGGCAGATCGACTATGTGAACCCCCACGGGACCGGCTCGCCCCTGGGCGATGTGGTGGAGCTGGCTGCCCTGCGCGACAGCGGCCTGGGCCACGTGCGCCTCAACACCAGCAAGTCGCTGCTTGGCCATGGGCTCACCGCCGCCGGCACCGTGGAGGTAATTGCCACGCTGGTGCAGATGTGCGAAGGGCGCCTGCACCCGAGCCGTAACCTGGACACGCCGATCGATCCGTCCTTCGACTGGATCCGGGATGCGGCAAGGCCGCACTCGATAGAGCACGCCCTGACCCTGAGCATGGGTTTTGGCGGCATCAACACCGCGTTGTGCCTGACGCGTCATGAGCGATGAACAACCAAGGAGAAAGCCAATGCTATCCGTAGGAATCGAAGCGATGAATGTGTTCGGCGGTCGAGCCTGCCTGGACGTTGCCGAACTGGCCGCGCACCGCCAGCTGGATACGGCGCGCTTCAATAATCTGCTGATGAAGGAAAAGACCGTCGCGCTGCTGGACGAGGACCCGGTGACCTATGCGGTGAACGCAGCACACCCTTTGGTGGAGGCGTTGTCGGCCGAAGAGAAGGCCCGGATCGAGTTGCTGATCACCTGCTCGGAATCGGGGATCGATTTCGGCAAGTCGCTGAGCACCTACGTCCATCACCACCTGGGACTGAACCGCAACTGTCGGTTGTTCGAGCTCAAGCAGGCTTGCTATTCGGGCACCGCGGGCTTGCAGATGGCGGTGAACTTCATCCTGGCCCAGGTCTCGCCGGGGGCCAAGGCGCTGGTGATCTCCACCGACCTGGCCCGGCACATGACCACCGGCGGCAGCGCCCTCACCGAGGACTGGTCCTTCGCCGAGCCCAGCACCGGTGCCGGCGCCGTGGCGATGCTGGTCAGTGACCAGCCGCGGGTCTTCGACATCGACGTTGGCGCCAACGGCTACTACGGCTACGAAGTGATGGACACCTGCCGGCCAACCGCGGATACCGAGGCCGGTGACTCCGACCTGTCGCTGCTGTCCTACCTGGACTGCTGCGAGAACGCATTTCTCGAGTACCAGAAGCGCGTCGGCGACGTCGACTATGTCGGCTCGTTTCGCTACCTGGCGTTCCATACGCCCTTCGGCGGGATGATCAAGGGCGCACATCGCACCATGATGCGCAAGCAGGTCCGGGCCGCGCCGGCGGACATCGAGGCCGATTTCCAGCGCCGGGTGACGCCGGGACTCAGCTATTGCCAGCGGGTCGGCAACATCATGGGCGGCACCGTGCTGCTATCGCTGGCCAGCACCATCGCCAATGGCCGCTTCGAATCGCCGGGACGCATCGGTTGCTTCTCCTATGGCTCGGGCTGCTGTTCGGAGTTCTACAGCGGCGTGGTGCGCCACCTGGGGCAGGAGCAACTGCGTGCCCAGGAGATCGAGCGCCAGCTCGATAACCGCTACCGGCTGTCGATGAGCGAGTACGAAGGGCTGTTGCAGAGCAACACGCAGGTGCGCTTCGGCACCCGCAACGTACGGATCGACGACGCCTGCAGCGTGCATCCGCAGTTGCCACGTGCGGACCGTCCACAGCTGGTTCTGCGGGAAATCAAGGAATTCCACCGCGAGTACGAATGGGTCCAGTAAGGACCTGGGCCCATGGGTGGCCGCGAACAATGGATGGTTTGCCAGACAACTGAAGGAGTCGATTCATGGACCCACGATCGCCGCAGGACGAAACCACCGCCACGCCTGGCGCCAGCGAACAGGCCGCCAAGCCATTGCTCCAGGCCTGCCCAGAGCAGGCAGCCATCGCCATCGTCGGCATGTCCGGCCGCTATCCCGGGGCGGACTCGCTGGAGGCCTATTGGCGCAACCTGGTGGACGGCCGCGACTGCGTGGGCGAGATTCCAGCCACGCGCTGGGACGTCGATGCCTATTTCGACCCGGCCATACCTTCGCCGGGCAAGGCCTACAGCAAGTGGCTGGGCAGCCTGGAGGCCATCGAATGCTTCGATCCGCTGTTCTTCAATATCGCCCCCACCGAGGCGCAACGGATGGATCCGCAGCAGCGCCTGTTCTTGGAGGAGGGCTACCGGGCTTTCGAGGATGCTGGGCGAGCGCCACAGGAACTGAGCGAGTCGCGCTGCGGCGTGTACCTGGGCATCAGCGGTAGCGAGTACGGCACCCTGGTCCAGCAGCGCCTGGGCCTGGTGGACATGATTGGCAGCAGCCCGGCGATCGCCGCGGCCCGCATCGCTTACTTCCTCAACCTCAAGGGACCGGCGATTCCGGTGGATACCGCCTGCTCGTCGTCGCTGGTGGCCATGCACCTGGCCTGCCAGGCCTTGCGCAACGGCGAAGTGGACCTGGCGCTGGCCGGTGGGGTGGCGTTGTACCTGATGCCGGAGCTGTACGTCTGCATGTGCGCAGCCGGAGTCCTTTCACCTACGGGTAAATGCCGGACCCTGGATAACCAGGCCGACGGTTTCGTGCCCGCGGAGGGCGTGGGCGCGCTGGTGCTCAAGCGGCTCGCAGATGCCGAGCGCGACGGCGACCCGATCCACGGGCTGATCATCGGCTCGGGGATCAACCAGGACGGCCGAAGCAATGGCTTGACCGCGCCCAACCAGGACAGCCAGGCCGCGCTGTTGCGCGAAGTCTACCAGCGCCACGGCATCGATCCGGCCAGCATTAGCTACGTGGAAATGCACGGCACGGGTACCAAGCTGGGCGATCCGATCGAACTCAATGCCCTGTCCACGGTATTTCGCGAGGGCACCAGGGAATCGGGTTTCTGCGGCCTGGGCTCGGTCAAGAGCAACATCGGCCACACCTCGGCCGCCGCCGGTGTGGCCGGTGTGCACAAGGTACTGTTGCAGATGCGCCATCGGCAACTGGTACCGACCCTCAACTACAGCAGCCCCAACGAGCATTTCGACCTCAAGCTGGAACAGTCGCCGTTCTTCGTCTGTACCTCGGGCCAACCCTGGGCGCCTACCAGCGGGGTGCCATTGCGCGCGGCGGTCAGCTCGTTCGGCATCAGCGGCACCAATGCCCACCTGATGCTCGAGGAGTATCGCCGGCCCCAGGCCAGTCGCTCCAGGGTGGAACTGGATGAGCAGCACCCGCTGCTGATCGTGCTGTCGGCCAAACGCCCCGCACAGCTCAAGAGCTGCGCCGCACGGCTCAAGGCGTTCCTCGAGAACACTACGGATGTGGACTGGCCGGCCCTGGCCCATACGCTCCAGGCGGGGCGGGCGCCGCTGGAGCAACGGCTGGCCTTTGTCGCCACCGCGCCTGGGCAGGTCATCGCGACACTCGCAGCCTTCATCGAAGGCCAAGCGCTCGAACAAGTGATGGTGGGCGATGTTCGCAAGACCCTTGCGCACACGGGGGATGTCGACCCGGCCAAGGCTTTGTCTGGGGCCGACGGGCTGGCCTTGCTGGAGCTGGGCAGGGAGTGGGTCAAAGGCACGCAGATCGACTGGCGGTCGCTCTACGCCGAGCAGCCCGGGGGCCGTATGGCCCTGCCGACCTATCCGTTCGCCCGGGAGCGCTACTGGATCGAGCAGCCCCCGGATGCGGGCGACGAGCCCGGGCCGCTGCCTCCGACGTTGCATAGCTCGTTGCAGCCCCTGTTCCAGTACAGCGGCTCGCTGGCAGGTGAACAGCGTTTCTCCACGACCCTGACGGGCGACGAGTTCTTCTTGCGCGATCACCAGGTCGCGGGGCAGCCGTTGGTGCCCGCGGCGATGCAGTTGGAATGGGCGCGCGCGGCCATGGCCCAGGCCCGTGGCTTGCCGGCCGAGCATCCCGTGCTGCTGGAGGAAATCGCTTGGCTGCGCCCCCTGGCGCTCCGCTCGCCGCTGCAAGTACATGTCGGCCTGCGGGAGCAGGGCGAAGGCACTGTTGCCTATCGGATCTTCAGCGATGAT
It contains:
- a CDS encoding beta-ketoacyl synthase N-terminal-like domain-containing protein; the protein is MLATRPLPVAITGVGIVSAIGQGREAFTRALLAGDAAFGVLQRPGRQGQSRFLGAELGPLQLPPERSPRLFRQLSLTAEAALVALHEAWQDARLEDVDPQRVGLVVGGCNLQQRELAQLHERYTGREAFVRPGHGVEFMDSDLCGLCTQQFGIQGMACTVGGASASGQVAVIQALQAVQSGQVDVAIALGALMDLSHWECQALRSLGAMGSERYADAPMQAARPFDRDRDGFIYGECCGAVVVERLANPARSTVRPYAQLSGWGWTMDANRNPDPSREGEMRAIAQALERAGLAPGQIDYVNPHGTGSPLGDVVELAALRDSGLGHVRLNTSKSLLGHGLTAAGTVEVIATLVQMCEGRLHPSRNLDTPIDPSFDWIRDAARPHSIEHALTLSMGFGGINTALCLTRHER
- a CDS encoding hydroxymethylglutaryl-CoA synthase family protein; the protein is MLSVGIEAMNVFGGRACLDVAELAAHRQLDTARFNNLLMKEKTVALLDEDPVTYAVNAAHPLVEALSAEEKARIELLITCSESGIDFGKSLSTYVHHHLGLNRNCRLFELKQACYSGTAGLQMAVNFILAQVSPGAKALVISTDLARHMTTGGSALTEDWSFAEPSTGAGAVAMLVSDQPRVFDIDVGANGYYGYEVMDTCRPTADTEAGDSDLSLLSYLDCCENAFLEYQKRVGDVDYVGSFRYLAFHTPFGGMIKGAHRTMMRKQVRAAPADIEADFQRRVTPGLSYCQRVGNIMGGTVLLSLASTIANGRFESPGRIGCFSYGSGCCSEFYSGVVRHLGQEQLRAQEIERQLDNRYRLSMSEYEGLLQSNTQVRFGTRNVRIDDACSVHPQLPRADRPQLVLREIKEFHREYEWVQ